TGGCAGACTTTTTCTTTTCGCCAAGAAAGAAACTTAAAAAAGACATGACTTATCTCCCGCCAAATAGACGTTTGAAGAAGCCTGGCTTCACAGCGTCTACAAAGCGAAGTGGCTTATCTTCACCTAAGAATCTTGCAACCACATCTTTGTAAGCTTCTGATACGTCAGAACCATGTAAATGAATCGCTGGTACGCCTTGGTTAGATGCTTGAAGTACGCTTTCAGATTCTGGCACCACACCAATCAAGTTCACTCGCAAGATTTCTTGAATATCTTCAAGAGACAGCATCTGTCCATCTTCTACACGTAGTGGGTTGTAACGTGTAATCAGTAAATGCTCTTTAATTGGCTCTTTGCCTTCTGTTGCTCGTTTGGTTTTTGATCCAAGCATGCCAAGAATACGATCAGAGTCACGAACAGAAGAAACTTCTGGGTTCGTTACAATCAATGCTTCATCTGCAAAATGCATCGCAAGCAGTGCACCTGTTTCAATACCAGCTGGTGAGTCACAAATAATGTACTCAAAACCCATTGTGACTAAGTCGTTTAACACGCGCTCAACACCATCTTGTGTTAACGCATCTTTATCACGGGTTTGCGACGCAGGTAGAACAAACAGGTTTTCACACTGCTTGTCTTTAATTAGTGCTTGGTTCAAATTTGCTTCATTGTGGATGACGTTAATTAAGTCATAAACCACACGGCGCTCGCAGCCCATGATCAAGTCTAAGTTACGTAGACCTACATCAAAGTCAATCACTGCAGTTTTGAAACCACGCAATGCTAAGCCAGACGCAAAACTAGCACTTGTCGTGGTTTTACCCACACCGCCTTTACCAGAGGTAACGACAACGATTTTTGCCATATTCATTATTCCTTTAAAGAACCTGTCTCAGACAACAGGTACAAGTAATCTGCTAAACAAATTTCTGAGCGAGTCAATCGCTTAAAATACTAATGGTTCCATGATCATTTTTTCGCCTTCAAGACGAATATGCGCCGCTTTGCCTGCCACATTGGCTGGAAGAGGAGTGTCTGTGGTGCGATAAATCCCTGCAATTGAAATCAATTCAGGTTCAAATTGCGTCGTAAAAATGCGAGCTTCCATATTGCCACGCGCGCCGGCAATCGCTTTTCCTCTTAAGGGAGCGTAAACATGGATGCTGCCATCCGCAATCACTTCGGCACCGAAACTCACTGCGCCAAGCACCACCAAATCACCACCTTTAGCATAGACTTGTTGGCCAGAGCGAAGCGGGCGGTCAATCACCATTGTGACACCAGCAGTTGGGACGCTCACTTCACGAACAACTTCTTTAATCACTTCTTTTACAACGGTTTCAACACGTGGTGCCGCGACAGTTGCCGGCGCATGTTGTTCTGGTGCTTCTGTTAAGCCGGCAGCTAATGCTGCATTCATTTGCTGATCATTCCCGCCTTTTGCGGCAATCGGGATCATTTTGAACTGCTTCAACAAAGGGATTAACCGAGCAAAGTCAGGCGTGGGTTGATCCATCACTAGCGAAAAATCGATAACAACAGGATCTTGACTAAAGAAATTAGGCGTTTTTGAAAGGCGATCATTGAGTTCTGTTGCCAATTCATCCAGGTTGGTTGTTTTTAAAACAACCGCGATCAAGGTCAAGGTCGCGCTTTTGAGATCGAAAATGGCTGGAACATGGCCAGCGGGTGTGGATGTCATGACAGAAAAAACCCTAAAAAAATCATTACACTTAAAGATGATAAGTTTACCGGTGTGTCATGTAATGAACAAGTTTTAACCGGCAGATTTCTATTTTTTGCGAAGACTTTTGGGCATAACTCACGGGATTCAAGATACAATATTGCGCAATAATTGTTTTTACATTTTCTTTGAAGGACTTGTCTGTCTATATGGACTTATCCCTAAGCACGCTAAAGCAACGTTTAACCAGCGCTAAAGTACTTGTTGTCGGTGATGTAATGTTAGATCGCTACTGG
This Leeia speluncae DNA region includes the following protein-coding sequences:
- the minD gene encoding septum site-determining protein MinD, whose translation is MAKIVVVTSGKGGVGKTTTSASFASGLALRGFKTAVIDFDVGLRNLDLIMGCERRVVYDLINVIHNEANLNQALIKDKQCENLFVLPASQTRDKDALTQDGVERVLNDLVTMGFEYIICDSPAGIETGALLAMHFADEALIVTNPEVSSVRDSDRILGMLGSKTKRATEGKEPIKEHLLITRYNPLRVEDGQMLSLEDIQEILRVNLIGVVPESESVLQASNQGVPAIHLHGSDVSEAYKDVVARFLGEDKPLRFVDAVKPGFFKRLFGGR
- the minC gene encoding septum site-determining protein MinC, translating into MTSTPAGHVPAIFDLKSATLTLIAVVLKTTNLDELATELNDRLSKTPNFFSQDPVVIDFSLVMDQPTPDFARLIPLLKQFKMIPIAAKGGNDQQMNAALAAGLTEAPEQHAPATVAAPRVETVVKEVIKEVVREVSVPTAGVTMVIDRPLRSGQQVYAKGGDLVVLGAVSFGAEVIADGSIHVYAPLRGKAIAGARGNMEARIFTTQFEPELISIAGIYRTTDTPLPANVAGKAAHIRLEGEKMIMEPLVF